One part of the Prunus persica cultivar Lovell chromosome G5, Prunus_persica_NCBIv2, whole genome shotgun sequence genome encodes these proteins:
- the LOC18776550 gene encoding probable galacturonosyltransferase 11 isoform X1, whose protein sequence is MRRRAAEYRRPVRRRFSYWIWALFGLFSIAGLVLLVVHHNQHEDRVEQPVLERNTGLDQVAHESLNFTEEILSARSFSRQLAEQMTLAKAYVIIAKEHNNLHLAWELSSKIRNCQLLLSKAAMRGEPVTLEEAEPIIKSLSYLIFRAEDAHYDIATTIMTMKSHIQALEERANAATVQSTVFGQLAAEALPKSLHCLNVKLTADWLRKPSLQELADEKRNSPRLMDNNLYHFCIFSDNVLATSVVVNSTVSNADHPKQLVFHIVTNGINYGTMQAWFLSNDFKGSTIEVQNVEEFSWFNASYAPIVKQLLSADSQAYYIGGYQDNVAPKLRSPKYQSLLNHLRFYIPEIYPQLEKVVFLDDDVVVQKDLTPLFSLDLHGNVNGAVETCLEAFHRYYKYLNFSNTIISSKFDPQACGWAFGMNVFDLIAWKKANVTARYHYWQEQNADGTLWRVGTLPPGLLTFYGLTEPLDRRWHVLGLGYDLNIDNRLIESAAVVHFNGFMKPWLKLAIERYRPLWERYVNRSHPYLQDCVTS, encoded by the exons ATGCGGCGACGGGCGGCCGAGTATCGGCGCCCGGTTCGAAGGAGGTTTTCGTATTGGATCTGGGCTCTTTTTGGACTCTTCTCGATTGCAGGCCTAGTTTTGTTAGTCGTTCACCATAATCAGCATGAAGATCGGGTCGAACAGCCTGTACTG GAAAGAAATACGGGACTTGACCAGGTCGCTCACGAGAGTTTAAATTTTACGGAAGAAATATTGAGTGCTAGATCGTTTTCCAGGCAGCTGGCTGAGCAAATGACACTCGCCAAAGCTTATGTTATTATTGCCAAAGAGCACAATAACCTTCATCTTGCTTGGGAGCTTAGTTCAAAGATCAGAAATTGCCAGCTTTTGCTATCAAAAGCTGCCATGAGGGGGGAGCCAGTCACCTTAGAGGAAGCAGAACCAATAATTAAAAGCCTTTCATATCTTATATTTAGGGCAGAAGATGCACATTATGACATTGCAACCACAATAATGACAATGAAATCTCATATCCAAGCCCTTGAAGAGCGTGCAAATGCAGCCACAGTTCAAAGCACAGTATTTGGGCAACTAGCTGCTGAAGCATTACCCAAAAGCCTCCATTGCCTAAATGTTAAACTCACAGCTGATTGGCTTAGAAAGCCATCTCTGCAAGAACTTGCAGATGAGAAGAGGAACTCTCCCAGACTCATGGACAACAATCTCTACCATTTCTGCATATTTTCGGACAATGTGTTGGCCACCTCTGTGGTTGTCAACTCTACTGTCTCCAATgctgaccatccaaaacagcTGGTCTTCCACATTGTCACGAATGGGATCAACTATGGCACTATGCAGGCTTGGTTCCTCAGTAATGATTTCAAAGGGTCCACAATAGAAGTGCAGAATGTTGAGGAATTTTCTTGGTTTAATGCCTCTTATGCTCCGATCGTGAAGCAGCTCCTCAGTGCGGATTCCCAAGCCTACTATATTGGAGGATATCAAGATAATGTTGCACCAAAGTTGCGGAGCCCTAAGTATCAATCTTTGCTCAATCACCTTCGATTTTACATCCCAGAGATCTATCCGCAGCTGGAGAAGGTAGTTtttcttgatgatgatgttgttgTCCAGAAGGATCTGACCCCACTTTTCTCATTGGATTTGCATGGAAATGTGAATGGAGCAGTGGAAACTTGTCTTGAAGCATTTCATCGTTATTATAAGTATCTCAATTTCTCAAACACAATCATCAGCTCAAAATTTGATCCACAGGCATGCGGATGGGCCTTCGGTATGAATGTTTTTGATCTAATTGCTTGGAAGAAAGCGAATGTAACTGCACGTTATCATTACTGGCAGGAGCAGAATGCTGATGGGACGCTTTGGAGGGTGGGCACTCTTCCGCCTGGCCTTCTAACTTTTTATGGTCTGACAGAGCCGCTTGATAGGAGATGGCATGTATTAGGACTGGGGTATGATCTGAATATTGACAACCGATTGATTGAGAGCGCAGCGGTTGTTCACTTTAACGGATTCATGAAGCCATGGCTGAAGTTGGCCATTGAAAGGTATAGGCCTCTTTGGGAGCGATATGTAAATCGTAGCCACCCATATCTCCAGGATTGTGTCACAAGTTAG
- the LOC18777746 gene encoding flavonol 4'-sulfotransferase gives MASLALSAYQEQEEKKDVLQNCEEIISTLPKDRGWGTEHYYQYEGFWYPPIFLEGVIWAQANFRARDDDIFLATFPKCGTTWVKALMFAIQNRENYDFLSHPLLTKSPQDCVPYIELLAHQDNPIDYLDAIASPRFLATHIPHRSLPRSILNSGTKIVSVARNPKDVLISYWVFSQKIRSSINKLAPLPMEEGFELFCKGVALSGPFWDNVLGYWEASLENPEKVLFLKFEDIKIDTDCSVKRLAEFMGLPFSSKEEQEGVVREIIKLCSFDNLSNLEVNKSGTFSNADGKFSNAVFFRRGQTGDSKNHLTPEMLDRLDKITEQKLGASGLKF, from the coding sequence ATGGCTTCTCTCGCCCTCTCTGCTTATCAAGAacaggaggaaaaaaaagatgtcCTCCAAAACTGCGAAGAAATTATCTCAACCCTCCCTAAAGACAGAGGCTGGGGAACCGAGCATTACTACCAATATGAAGGCTTTTGGTACCCCCCCATTTTTCTTGAAGGTGTCATTTGGGCACAAGCAAATTTCAGGGCTAGAGACGATGACATTTTCTTGGCCACTTTTCCCAAGTGTGGCACAACATGGGTGAAGGCTCTCATGTTTGCCAtccaaaatagagaaaacTATGATTTTTTGTCACATCCATTGCTCACAAAAAGCCCTCAGGATTGTGTGCCCTACATAGAGTTACTTGCTCACCAAGATAACCCAATTGACTACCTTGACGCTATCGCCTCACCTAGATTCCTTGCGACTCACATTCCACACAGGTCGTTGCCAAGGTCCATTTTGAATTCTGGTACTAAAATTGTATCCGTTGCTAGGAACCCAAAAGATGTTCTTATTTCTTATTGGGtattttcccaaaaaataagATCAAGTATAAACAAGCTAGCTCCTCTTCCCATGGAAGAGGGGTTTGAGTTGTTCTGCAAAGGGGTTGCACTTTCTGGCCCATTTTGGGATAATGTACTGGGTTATTGGGAAGCAAGCTTGGAAAACCCAGAGAAGGTTCTGTTTTTGAAGTTCGAGGATATCAAGATTGACACAGATTGCTCTGTAAAGAGGCTGGCAGAGTTCATGGGCCTTCCTTTTTCATCAAAGGAAGAGCAAGAAGGGGTTGTGCGAGAAATAATAAAGTTGTGCAGTTTTGACAACTTGAGTAATTTGGAGGTGAACAAAAGTGGGACATTCAGCAACGCTGATGGAAAATTCAGCAACGCTGTCTTCTTCAGACGAGGGCAGACTGGAGACTCAAAGAACCACCTAACACCTGAGATGCTCGACCGTCTTGACAAAATTACAGAGCAAAAATTGGGCGCTTCTGGTCTGAAATTTTAG
- the LOC18776550 gene encoding probable galacturonosyltransferase 11 isoform X2, with the protein MRRRAAEYRRPVRRRFSYWIWALFGLFSIAGLVLLVVHHNQHEDRVEQPVLERNTGLDQVAHESLNFTEEILSARSFSRQLAEQMTLAKAYVIIAKEHNNLHLAWELSSKIRNCQLLLSKAAMRGEPVTLEEAEPIIKSLSYLIFRAEDAHYDIATTIMTMKSHIQALEERANAATVQSTVFGQLAAEALPKSLHCLNVKLTADWLRKPSLQELADEKRNSPRLMDNNLYHFCIFSDNVLATSVVVNSTVSNADHPKQLVFHIVTNGINYGTMQAWFLSNDFKGSTIEVQNVEEFSWFNASYAPIVKQLLSADSQAYYIGGYQDNVAPKLRSPKYQSLLNHLRFYIPEIYPQLEKACGWAFGMNVFDLIAWKKANVTARYHYWQEQNADGTLWRVGTLPPGLLTFYGLTEPLDRRWHVLGLGYDLNIDNRLIESAAVVHFNGFMKPWLKLAIERYRPLWERYVNRSHPYLQDCVTS; encoded by the exons ATGCGGCGACGGGCGGCCGAGTATCGGCGCCCGGTTCGAAGGAGGTTTTCGTATTGGATCTGGGCTCTTTTTGGACTCTTCTCGATTGCAGGCCTAGTTTTGTTAGTCGTTCACCATAATCAGCATGAAGATCGGGTCGAACAGCCTGTACTG GAAAGAAATACGGGACTTGACCAGGTCGCTCACGAGAGTTTAAATTTTACGGAAGAAATATTGAGTGCTAGATCGTTTTCCAGGCAGCTGGCTGAGCAAATGACACTCGCCAAAGCTTATGTTATTATTGCCAAAGAGCACAATAACCTTCATCTTGCTTGGGAGCTTAGTTCAAAGATCAGAAATTGCCAGCTTTTGCTATCAAAAGCTGCCATGAGGGGGGAGCCAGTCACCTTAGAGGAAGCAGAACCAATAATTAAAAGCCTTTCATATCTTATATTTAGGGCAGAAGATGCACATTATGACATTGCAACCACAATAATGACAATGAAATCTCATATCCAAGCCCTTGAAGAGCGTGCAAATGCAGCCACAGTTCAAAGCACAGTATTTGGGCAACTAGCTGCTGAAGCATTACCCAAAAGCCTCCATTGCCTAAATGTTAAACTCACAGCTGATTGGCTTAGAAAGCCATCTCTGCAAGAACTTGCAGATGAGAAGAGGAACTCTCCCAGACTCATGGACAACAATCTCTACCATTTCTGCATATTTTCGGACAATGTGTTGGCCACCTCTGTGGTTGTCAACTCTACTGTCTCCAATgctgaccatccaaaacagcTGGTCTTCCACATTGTCACGAATGGGATCAACTATGGCACTATGCAGGCTTGGTTCCTCAGTAATGATTTCAAAGGGTCCACAATAGAAGTGCAGAATGTTGAGGAATTTTCTTGGTTTAATGCCTCTTATGCTCCGATCGTGAAGCAGCTCCTCAGTGCGGATTCCCAAGCCTACTATATTGGAGGATATCAAGATAATGTTGCACCAAAGTTGCGGAGCCCTAAGTATCAATCTTTGCTCAATCACCTTCGATTTTACATCCCAGAGATCTATCCGCAGCTGGAGAAG GCATGCGGATGGGCCTTCGGTATGAATGTTTTTGATCTAATTGCTTGGAAGAAAGCGAATGTAACTGCACGTTATCATTACTGGCAGGAGCAGAATGCTGATGGGACGCTTTGGAGGGTGGGCACTCTTCCGCCTGGCCTTCTAACTTTTTATGGTCTGACAGAGCCGCTTGATAGGAGATGGCATGTATTAGGACTGGGGTATGATCTGAATATTGACAACCGATTGATTGAGAGCGCAGCGGTTGTTCACTTTAACGGATTCATGAAGCCATGGCTGAAGTTGGCCATTGAAAGGTATAGGCCTCTTTGGGAGCGATATGTAAATCGTAGCCACCCATATCTCCAGGATTGTGTCACAAGTTAG